The Streptomyces sp. NBC_00459 DNA segment ACTGATCCCGGCGAGCGTCGCGACCTCCTCGCGGCGCAGCCCGGGCACCCGCCGCAGACCGCCGCCGCTGAGCCCGACGTCCTCGGGCCGGACCAGCTCCCGGCGGGCCCGCAGGAACTCTCCGAGCACGTTGTTGGCGTCCATGCCCACCACCGTAGATCGGGCGGCTCGGGATGTGGGTGTCCCTGTCGCTCCCAGGAACAGCGGGGTACTGCCACCCGTGCCCCGATCGCGGCAGAGTCGGCCCCCGGACGGCAACAGCGAACGACGACAGCAATTCCAACGCAGCGGTACGCGACGAAAGGCACCACCATGGCCCACACCGTCTCCGGCGGAACCCTCACCCCCGCCGAGGGCCTGACCCTGACCCGCATGGGGTACGGCGCCATGCAGTTGGCGGGGCCCCATGTGTTCGGGCCGCCCAAGGACCCCGACGAGGCCGTGGCGGTGCTGCGCGAGGCCGTCGACCGGGGCATCACCCACATCGACACCAGCGACTTCTACGGGCCCACGGTCGTCAACGAACTCATCAGGAAAGCCCTCTCCCCCTACCCGGCCGATCTCCGCATCGTGACCAAGGTGGGCGCCCGCCGCGGCGCCGACGCGAGTTGGCTGCCCGCGCTGGACCCCGAGAGCCTCAAGTCGGCCGTCCACGACAACCTCCGGCACCTCGGCGTGGACGTGCTCGACGTGGTGAACCTGCGCGTCGGCACGGACCTGGTCAGTGGCTCGACGCCGCTCGGCGAGGAGTTCGGGGTACTGGCCGAGCTCCGGAAGGAAGGCCTGATCCGGCACCTCGGGCTCAGTTCGGTCACCGCCGACCAGCTGACCGAGGCGCAGGCCGTCGCCCCGGTCGTCACCGTGCAGAACCTCTACAACCTGGCCAACCGCGGGGACGACGCGCTGGTCGAGCGGTGCGCGGCGGAGAACATCGCCTTCGCCCCCTTCTTCCCGCTCGGCGGCTTCACCCCGCTGCAGTCCCGGACCCTGACCGACGTCGCCGCCCGTCTCGACGCCTCACCCCAGCAGGTCGCCCTGGCCTGGCTGCTCCAGCGCTCGCCGAGCATCGTCCTCATCCCCGGCACCTCCTCACGCGCCCACCTGCGCGAGAACATCGCCGCCGCGGACCTGACGCTGCCGGCGGACGCCATCGCGGAACTCGACACGATCGGCGAGGCGACGGGCACCTCGCAGGGCGACTGAGCCTCAGCCGAACGCCCCTCCGGGCTCCGCCCGCCGCTCCACACCCCCGTCCGCACCGGCACCCCGCGCCTCCGCCACCGCGAGCCCGGCCACCGCGCCCAGCATCAGCAGGGTGCCCACGACGGTCGCCGGCGTCAGCCGCTCGCCGAGCAGAGTGACGGCGAGGAGTGCCGCGCTCACCGGTTCCAGCAGCATGACCACGGATACGGTTGCCGATCGGACGACGGCCGCCCCGGCGAAGTACAGCCCGTACGCCAGGGCGGTCGGTACGGCGGCGACGTACACCACAAGCCCGGCGAACCGCAGGCCGTCGCCGGTGTGCGGGAACAGCCCCTCGGCGAGTCCGAAGGGCAGCAGGCAGATCGTCGTGACCCCGAAGGCCCTGACGGACGTACCGAACGCGTCCGTTGTACCGTCGCGCCCCCACCAGCGGGTGAGGAGGGCCATCACGGCGTACCCGACCGCTGACACCGTGGCCCATGCGAGACCCGACGCCCGCACCTGGGCCCCGCCACTGCCCAGCACCAGCACCGTGAGCCCGGTGAGCGCACCGGCGACGGCGACGATCCCGCCCGCCCCCAGCCGCTCGCCCATGGTCAGCCGGGCGCCCAGCGCGATGAGGACGGGTCCGGCGCCCAGTGTGACGACGGTGGCGACCGCGAGACCGGTGGCCTGGACGGACGCGAAGTACGCCGTCTGGAACACGGCGAGCGAGCAGCCGGTGACAATGGCGCGCAGGGCCTTCCGGCGCCCCGGTTCGGGCCTGACGGCCGTACGGCGACGCAGCGACCGGGCGAGGAACAGCAGCG contains these protein-coding regions:
- a CDS encoding oxidoreductase — encoded protein: MAHTVSGGTLTPAEGLTLTRMGYGAMQLAGPHVFGPPKDPDEAVAVLREAVDRGITHIDTSDFYGPTVVNELIRKALSPYPADLRIVTKVGARRGADASWLPALDPESLKSAVHDNLRHLGVDVLDVVNLRVGTDLVSGSTPLGEEFGVLAELRKEGLIRHLGLSSVTADQLTEAQAVAPVVTVQNLYNLANRGDDALVERCAAENIAFAPFFPLGGFTPLQSRTLTDVAARLDASPQQVALAWLLQRSPSIVLIPGTSSRAHLRENIAAADLTLPADAIAELDTIGEATGTSQGD
- a CDS encoding DMT family transporter, with translation MSNTDSGLPIGRGLLLLTVAGAAWGTAGAAASLVHRVSDMGPVAFSFWRCAGGFALLFLARSLRRRTAVRPEPGRRKALRAIVTGCSLAVFQTAYFASVQATGLAVATVVTLGAGPVLIALGARLTMGERLGAGGIVAVAGALTGLTVLVLGSGGAQVRASGLAWATVSAVGYAVMALLTRWWGRDGTTDAFGTSVRAFGVTTICLLPFGLAEGLFPHTGDGLRFAGLVVYVAAVPTALAYGLYFAGAAVVRSATVSVVMLLEPVSAALLAVTLLGERLTPATVVGTLLMLGAVAGLAVAEARGAGADGGVERRAEPGGAFG